One genomic segment of Paenibacillus durus includes these proteins:
- the prsW gene encoding glutamic-type intramembrane protease PrsW, producing MLLLSVVSSAVAPGLALLIYFYLKDKYDQEPLHMVLKVFLLGLLIVFPVMIIQRGLTLGLDTGPYTESFLISAGVEECLKWFVMYHIIYNHTEFDEPYDGILYAVAISLGFATIENVMYAWYSHASLGSMFLRALLPVSGHAMFGVVMGYHLGRAKFSNGVRRRGILAVSLLLPWIWHGIYDFILNTTPNYWIWYIVPLMAFLWYGGMIKVARANSLSPFRLLKREEEVNL from the coding sequence GTGCTTTTGTTATCGGTAGTTTCGTCGGCAGTGGCACCGGGGCTTGCTCTGTTGATATATTTTTACCTGAAGGACAAGTATGACCAGGAGCCGCTCCATATGGTGCTTAAAGTTTTTTTGCTGGGCCTGCTGATTGTCTTTCCGGTCATGATTATTCAAAGAGGACTGACGCTGGGGCTGGATACGGGTCCTTACACGGAATCATTTCTGATCTCCGCCGGAGTGGAAGAGTGCCTGAAATGGTTTGTGATGTACCACATCATCTACAATCATACCGAGTTCGACGAACCGTATGACGGCATACTTTATGCTGTTGCGATTTCGCTCGGTTTTGCGACGATTGAGAATGTGATGTACGCTTGGTACAGCCATGCTTCGCTTGGCTCCATGTTTCTTCGCGCGCTTCTTCCGGTATCGGGGCATGCCATGTTCGGTGTTGTGATGGGGTATCATCTTGGCAGAGCCAAATTTTCGAACGGGGTCAGAAGGCGCGGCATCCTTGCTGTATCGCTGCTTCTTCCTTGGATCTGGCACGGAATTTACGACTTTATTTTGAACACAACGCCAAACTATTGGATTTGGTATATCGTTCCTTTAATGGCCTTCTTATGGTATGGAGGCATGATTAAAGTAGCGCGGGCCAACAGCCTGTCGCCTTTTCGCCTGCTGAAGCGGGAGGAAGAGGTTAATCTATAA